The segment AAAGCAGACTGGGCAAGGGTTTGAGCCATTAACAAATTGCGTCGCTTATGACCCAAACCCATCGTATCATGGGAGTACAACACCACCCGCAATTTCCGAGTTCTAGCGCTATTCGGTTGGACAATCGCCGGAGATAGATGGGAAAACCACCCCGTATGAGCCGCATCAGTCGCACGACTTGTTCGTTCTCTGAAATGAAGATGCTGTGCAATTTCAGCGGTTTTAGATTCAAAACTGGCGACTCTTTCTCCATTCAAAAAACGTTCAATTGTGCGCGTTTGTGCTATCATTGTTATCTCCTGATGCTCCAAAATGTGGTTTCTTGTGATTGATGTATCCTTTAGGCGAGCAGGATGATAAAATTGAGGCTTTCCCCTAAAATTTATCTTGCTTTCTGATATCTTAACTTAAATTTAATAAACTGCCGTGAAAACAAGGTGATACTTTTATGAGAACTCTTTCATGTTTGTGATTAAGAAGGGAATAGAGAACGGGGAACGGGGAACGGGGAGAGACTTGACTGCCCATAAACGAAAAGAGACGTTGAAGATATAGCAGTAGACACATCGATTAGGACTTTCGGCACCATTGTAGAGACGCGCCATGGCGCGTCTCTACATAAATGATGTGTCCTAACCGCTATGGCGGTTGCTATAACGTCTCTAGATTTATCGGAAAAAATTATGATGATTATTAGGATAACTAATAATTTTGTCTCAGCGCAGCGTCTAATCAAGTACGGAGGCGATAACCCATGCCTCTAACGGTTTCAATTAAGTCACTGCCTAATTTTTTGCGTAAATAACCGATATAAACATCAACAATATTAGAACCCGGATCATAATCATACCCCCAAACATGACTGAGTAACTGTTCTCGGCTCATCACTTGTCCGGGATGGCGTAATAGGGTTTCTGCGAGGGTAAATTCGCGGGCGGAGAGTTCAACACGTTGACCCTTAACCCGAACCCGACGAGTCCGCAAATCTAAACTAACATGACCGATGGTGAGTACCATCTCCTCCTTGGTTTTCGGCAAATGGTTATTCCGCAACCGCAAGCGCACCCGGGCTAAAAGTTCTTCAAACCGAAAAGGTTTGGTCATGTAATCATCAGCCCCTCCCTCTAATCCAGCGACTTTATCACGGATGTCATCACGGGCGGTGAGAATTATAATTGGGATTTGTTCCCCCTGACCCCGTAATTCCTCTAGTACCTGTAAACCATCTTTACCGGGGAGTCCCAAATCCATAATCAGCAGGTCAAATTCGTGGGAGAGTGCCATATCCAGCGTCTCCCCCGCATCTATGGCTACGCTGGTGGTAAATCCTTTAGCCCGCAGCCCTTTTTCTAGAAATGAGGCAATCCGGGGTTCATCTTCAGCAATTAGAATTCGATTCATGAGGTAAATTATCTTGTCTTGACTCTAGAGGAAGAACAATCGTAAATTGAGCGCCAGCACCCAGTCGGCTGTTGAGTCTCACTTGTCCCCGATGCGCCTGGGCGATCGCTTGAACGATAGATAACCCCAAACCCGCGCCTTCAGAACGACGACGGCTGTTGGGGAGTCGAGCAAACCGCTCAAAAATCCGCTTTTGGTTAGCTGAGTCAATTCCTTTTCCAGTATCGCGAACCCAGAAATAGGCGTTATGGCGATTGATCGCAGAACCCAAGGCGATTTGCTCTCCCGCCTCGGTATGTTGGGTAGCATTTTCAGCCAGGTTCATGATTGCTTGCGTCAGGCGCTGACGATCAGCGACAATTTGACCAGACGCGATCGCATCCAATTGCCAGTTTCGTTCGGCTAAGGCTTTGGCTTTAGCAAAAAGTTCCTCGGTGAATGAGTCAATATCTATGATTTCAACCTGTAAAAAATCGCGCCATTCGGCTTTCGCTAACAGGAGTAAATCATTGACAAATCGGTTCATCCGATCCAATTCATCCAAGACTAATTCTAATGTTTCCTGTTGCGCTTTTGGGTCATCGTCCCATAATTCCAGATGACCTCGGATAATCGTGATTGGTGTCCGTAATTCGTGACCCGCATCATTGATAAAGTCTCGCTGGCTAGTAAACGCCCGATGCAGACGATCCAGCATTTGATTCAGCGTAGTGGTCAGTTCTGCAATTTCACCCGTACCTTGTATAGGAATGCGTTGCGTCAGATCCGTTTCACTAATCGAACGCGCCGTTTCTGTAACCGAACGTAGGGGGGCGAGTACCCGTCCAGCAGCAACCCAAGCCACAATGGACGCAACCACCATCACAACCAACGTTACTTTAACAATCACCCAAACGACTTCATTAACTTCTTCCTTTTCATAGGCAATCACATTAGCGACAATAAATAGTCCCCGAATTTCTCCGCCAATTTCCACCGGTTCGGCATAGTAAAGAATCGGACCAACTGATGTTTCTTCCCAGCCTTTTGTGGGTTGGGTCAGCTTAGTCCAACGTTTAAGTAGCCATGCATCCGGTTGCAGGGGGTCAGGCAATGCTGTCGGACTAGATTGGTAGAATTGACCCTCAATAATGGTCAGCAGAAACTCTCCATCATTGGGAATATTACGGGATAGAAAAACCTCAAATAAACCGCCAATGTCATCACAAAATGGCTGACCCGTAAAGGGGTTTTTTCCTTGTTGAAACAATCGCTGGAACTCCTGCACCTCTTGGTTTAGAGAACTATCAATTCGTTTGTGCGTCTCCTCCAATAGAACTTGACGGATCAGCCCAACTGATGTACCCGTAAAGCAAACCATGAGCAGGACATACCAGGCAAGAAGACGAGTTCGTGCTTCCCAAAATAGATTACGCCAACCCCAACACCCTTCAGTTTTATTCGCCTCATGATTTTGATCAGGTTTGGCTGAGGCGAGGTTGTTACCCAACTTAGTCACGTCGGTTCCCTGGTCGTTCGTCAGTTATCTTAAAACCTGATGTTGATCTGTGCGAATATGTTCCTGACTCTAGGTTTGTAAGTTAGGACACATCATTTGGTAGAGACGTTCCGGCGGAACGTCTCTACAAGGGTTTTGCTCAAAATACCCACCCCCTTCAAGGTGAAATTACGGAGATGGAATCCTCAACTCAGGTTCACACCCCGTATTTTCCACGAGGACTAATCAGAATCACTATGCAACAATTTATCAAAGTGGACAGTAAACCCACCATTTAATGCTGGGGTTCTCTCAGTATTCTGATCCATTTTCAGGAGATGAAACCGGAATGGGTTGAGTTATAGATAAGGAGATTATCGCTGTCATGATTGTAGCCATATTTTTAAAGACGTTAATACCGGTTAGGCATTTTAAGGAGAGCAACAATGGTTAAAATTTTAGTGATTGAAGATGAGGAGTCTGTACGCGAGAATATCCTGGAACTGCTGGATGCAGAAGGGTTTGATGCGATTATCGCAGAAAATGGACAGAAGGGGTTGCATCTGGCACAACAGCATGATCCGGATTTAATTTTGTGCGATGTACTGATGCCAGAAATGGATGGTTATGGTGTTCTTTCTGCCTTGCGTTCTCAAGGTAAGACGGCTACTATTCCGTTCTTATTTCTCACCGCTAAAGCCGCTAAAACGGATATTAAGCAAGGGATGAATTTGGGCGCAAATGCCTATCTGACTAAGCCCTTTACCTTGGCAGAATTGCTGGATGCGATCGCGACTCATATTGGAGTGATCCATAGGTAGTGGTGCGTGAGGGGGTAAGGGCGGGTTTTGTTGTTCATGTGTTGGTGACAAGTGGTTTTAATGGCTAAACCCGCCCCTACAATTTTGACTCAATCCGATGGTTTGGAGGTGGAAATTAACCAGATAACGTTTATTCGAGGATTCGCCAATGTCAAACCTTTTATGTTTCATCCATTCATGACTTATGGCTATCTCATCCAAGCATCTATCAATTAACGCTAATGAACTGGGGACAATGGAGAATCATCTCTTAA is part of the Coleofasciculus chthonoplastes PCC 7420 genome and harbors:
- a CDS encoding response regulator transcription factor — its product is MVKILVIEDEESVRENILELLDAEGFDAIIAENGQKGLHLAQQHDPDLILCDVLMPEMDGYGVLSALRSQGKTATIPFLFLTAKAAKTDIKQGMNLGANAYLTKPFTLAELLDAIATHIGVIHR
- a CDS encoding sensor histidine kinase, which produces MGNNLASAKPDQNHEANKTEGCWGWRNLFWEARTRLLAWYVLLMVCFTGTSVGLIRQVLLEETHKRIDSSLNQEVQEFQRLFQQGKNPFTGQPFCDDIGGLFEVFLSRNIPNDGEFLLTIIEGQFYQSSPTALPDPLQPDAWLLKRWTKLTQPTKGWEETSVGPILYYAEPVEIGGEIRGLFIVANVIAYEKEEVNEVVWVIVKVTLVVMVVASIVAWVAAGRVLAPLRSVTETARSISETDLTQRIPIQGTGEIAELTTTLNQMLDRLHRAFTSQRDFINDAGHELRTPITIIRGHLELWDDDPKAQQETLELVLDELDRMNRFVNDLLLLAKAEWRDFLQVEIIDIDSFTEELFAKAKALAERNWQLDAIASGQIVADRQRLTQAIMNLAENATQHTEAGEQIALGSAINRHNAYFWVRDTGKGIDSANQKRIFERFARLPNSRRRSEGAGLGLSIVQAIAQAHRGQVRLNSRLGAGAQFTIVLPLESRQDNLPHESNSNC
- a CDS encoding response regulator transcription factor, which codes for MNRILIAEDEPRIASFLEKGLRAKGFTTSVAIDAGETLDMALSHEFDLLIMDLGLPGKDGLQVLEELRGQGEQIPIIILTARDDIRDKVAGLEGGADDYMTKPFRFEELLARVRLRLRNNHLPKTKEEMVLTIGHVSLDLRTRRVRVKGQRVELSAREFTLAETLLRHPGQVMSREQLLSHVWGYDYDPGSNIVDVYIGYLRKKLGSDLIETVRGMGYRLRT